In Segatella copri, the DNA window TGCTGGGCAATCCGTATTTCATGATGACGGAGTTTCTGAAGGAGCGAATCGGCGAGCATGAATACAAGGCGCCGAGAAGGGACGGCAATCAGCGGCTGGTGATTGACGAGGCGCTGATTGAGGAGTTTGCGGAACTGGAAGCCGTGCAGTTCGATCATTGCAACCCCTATTATAAGGATCGTGTGTGGGGACTTTTTGGTGAGCAGGACACCCTGGCTCACTTCTCCCCTCTCTTCCTGCAGCATTACAATCAAGCCTTCCATTTCCCTGGCGGTCATACGCCTACAGAGCAGGAGGTGAAGACCTGGTACGCTCCCCTTGCCCAGAAAATGCTGATGGAGTTTTCTACAAAGGAAGAAAGATATTTCCAGCACTTTAAGGGCGGCAAATATAAATTCATCCATTCTGCCTTCGACTCCGAGACTCAGGAGCGCATGGTGGTTTATCAGGCTCTCTATGGAGACCAAGCCTATTGGGTAAGACCAGAAAAGATGTTCTTCGGGAAAGTTACAAGGGACGGCAGAACTTTCAATCGTTTCACGGAAATAGACAGATAATTATGGAGACATTCAATAATGTAATAAACAGTGGCCAGCTTGTTCTGGTCGATTTCTTTGCTACTTGGTGCCAACCTTGCAAGGCGATGCACCCCATTCTGGAGCAGGTGAAGAGTGTGTTGGGCGACCGCATCCGAATCATCAAGGTGGATGTGGACAAGTACGGCGTAACAGCAAGCCAATACCGTATCCAATCCGTGCCTACGCTGATGCTCTTCCGCAACGGAGAAGTATTGTGGCGCACAAGCGGTGTGGTAGATAAAGCCGAACTTCTGGCTACGCTTGATCCATTCTTGATATAACAGATGAAAAGAATAAAGGAGTAAAATAGGAAAATGAGCATGAATACATTACATAGTTACCTCGCCTACTATCTCCTTGCTATCAATGCAGTTGCATTCATCGTGTATGGCATTGATAAGTACAAGGCAAAGAAAGCCAAATGGCGCATTCCGGAAGTAACGCTTTTATTGCTGGCTGTCATTGGAGGAAGCGTCGGGGCATGGATGGGAATGAAAGTCTGGCACCATAAGACGATGCACAAGAAATTCAAATACGGCATTCCTGCCATTCTGCTGATACAGATTGCGCTGATGGCGTATTTGCACATGAATCTTTGGAAACAAATAGTTTGAAGAAAATTATGGCAATGACAATTGATACAACAAACCTCTGTTCGCATCTTCAAAAGAAGTTGTTTGAACCTGAGGGAGTATATTATCCTATCTGGCAAGCCATGCAGAATGATGAGGAGTTGACTGCCGTGGTTCGCTCACGACAGCTTCATATTTATCGTAATGGTAAAAAGATTCTCATTCTCGCTGGCAAGGCTCAGCCGAAGATTATCAGAGAGGATAAACTGAACGAATTGATTAAGAAAATAATATAAATGATTAAGAAAGAAGAAGTTATATCTTTTGTATGGCAGCATATTCTGCTGCTCGTTTCGCTCTATGTAATGACTTTCGGAGTCGCAGCATGTGTGCGAAGTCAGTTAGGTTCAAGCGTTATTTCCACCATCCCTTACGTGATGGCTTCGGCAGGTAAGATGCTTGATTACATCCCAGGATGGACTATCGGCGGCTACACCATCATGATGAATGCGATCTTCGTGGTGCTGCAGATTCTGATTCTGAGAAGAAACTTCGAGTGGGTGCAACTCTTCCAGCTCGCAATCGGCTTTATCTTCGGAATGTTCATAGACCTCAATATGGTGCTTACACAGTGGATGATTTCAGAAAATATCCTGGTCAATGCCCTTGTGCAGATTGCCGGTTGCACCATCCTCGGTTTCGGAATTGCCATGGAGGTGAAGTGCGGCTCAGTAACCATGCCTGGCGAGGGCATTTCCATCGCCATTCACAAGGTTACCGGCTGGCCTTTCCCTAAAGCCAAGATTCGGGTGGACATCACGCTCGTGGTCTTGGCCGTCTTGTTCTGTTTCCTGCTTCTCGGTTCATGGAAATGGGAGATCGTGGGCATCGGAACGCTCTTCGCCATGGTCTATGTAGGTGTTACAGTTCGCCTATTCAACAAACATCTTGCATGGTTCGACCGCCTGCTCCACTATCGTCCAGGTTGCCGAAGATATGTTTACGGACTTGCCCGATACATAAAAAGACAGATGTAAGTTTTTCTAAATATGAATAAAAATGGAAACAGAAAGAATTTTAGCTTGTGGGTGGTGACAAGGATATGGTTAAAGTGTTTAAGTACAAAGGATAAAAATAAATCTCTGTTCACATCTTCAAAAGAAGTTGTTTGAACCAGATGGAGTACATTATCCTATCTGGCAAGGCTCAGCCGAAGATGCAATTCTGATGTGGGCAATGAGAAAGCTATGGAATAGGAGCACTATTCAGACTCGGAGTATGTAGTCTGATTTCTGCATCAATGTTTAACGGTCTGACTAAGCGACTTGTTAAAATAGTCAAAAATAGAACAGAAAAACAAATAAAAGTTCGTTTTCTATTCCAATTTTTACTATTTTTGCACCATGATAATGGATTTAGAACATATAGGTAACATACCAGTCAGTACTTCAGCTATAGCTTCATTGTTTACAAATATTGAAGCAGGGAATCAGAAAGTACGCAGTCTTGAGGCGGCTCATAAAATTATCCGACTCAAGAAGGGGCTTTATGTGGTAGCCCCAAATGTGTCTCGTGTTGCTCTATCCACAGAACTGATAGCCAATCATCTTTATGCCCCTTCGTATGTGTCAATGCAGACAGCATTACGTTATTATGGATTAATACCAGAAGCTGTTTACACTACTCAGTCTATGACACTAAAGCACTCCCGTAGTTTTGATACTCCTGTCGGGCGTTTTGAGTATAAGAACATGTCAAGAGAAGCCTTTTCAATAGGGATTACAAGCATCAACATGCAGAGTTACGCCTTTCTGATGGCAACACCAGAAAAAGCGCTCTGTGACTTAATCGCAAATTCTCCGAAGGTTAATTTACGTTACCAGAAGGATGTAGAGAACTATCTGGAGGAGGACATCCGAATGGAAATAGATGATTTCAGAAATATGGACATAAGTATATTTGAACGATATGCTCAGGTTGGAAAAAAGTCTAAATCCATAGAAACTCTAATTAAATATTTAAGGAAATGAACACAAACGAGATATTCAATCAAATGCTTTCGAGCTATGACATAACGACCGAGCTGCAAAAGCGCAATGCTATCTTTGAAGTCAACCAGCAGATTATTCTTTCTGGTCTTTACAATGGTGGCTTTTTCAACGAGGCAGCTTTCTATGGTGGAACATGTCTACGTATATTCCATGGATTGCATCGTTTCTCTGAGGATATGGATTTTTCCCTGCTTGCTCCGAATGAAAACTTTGATTTTACACATTATTTTCAGCCCATCATTGACCAATTCGCTATGGTAGGTAGAGAGGTTGAAATCAGAAAGAAGGACAAAAAGAACTTTGGAAAAGTGGAGTCTGCCTTTCTGAAAGACAACACAGATGTATATGACATTACATTCCAAACTGAGAAATCTGTCAAGATCAAGATTGAAGTTGATACTCAACCTCCTTTGAAATTCCAAACAGAACAGAAGTTGCTTCTGCTCCCCCAATCTTTCATGACACGATGTTTCACTTTGCCAGCCCTCTTTGCAGGAAAGATGCATGCACTGGTGTATCGTGCCTGGAAGAACAGAGTCAAGGGACGTGATTGGTATGACTTCGAATGGTATGTTCGCCACAATGTTCCTCTTGACTTTACTCACTTGTGCGAAAGAGCCTTACAGTTCAATCACGAAGAGCTTGACAAGGAGACGTTCCTTCAAAAACTGAATGAAAGACTTGCCACGGCAGACATGAATCAAATAAAGGCAGACGTATTGCCTTTTGTCAGGAATCCCAAAGAGTTGGATATTTGGTCGAATGACTATTTTATGGAACTTGCAAAAATGATCAGATTTGAATGAAAGAAACATTTAGAAAACATCTGGGTAGACCATTTTACAGGCAATCCTGCATCGGGAAGAGTCATGGAGAAATGCGGTTTCTCTGACACCGGAATGCTGAACAGATGCAGCCAGCTTGTGGGTGGCGACAAGGATATTGTCAAAGTGTTTAAGTACACAGGATAAAATATAAAATGAACATGAATTTTCCAGAAATATATTCAGCAACAGGCATGATGGAGCTGATTCAGAAAATCGGCTTCCTCCCCCTCCTCGACAGCGGCATTGAAGGATTCTCTGCCGAAGACATCGTGGCGGAGGATTGCGGTTACGTAAGACTTCCTGAAGGCGGTTGGGACTGGCCATTATGGAAATGGAAGGGCGAGATTGTGCAGGAAATGCCGTGTATGTACGGAAAGTTCTTCAACAAGAAAGCGGGATTCATCAGCCAGGAATGGTGGCCGGACTTCTGTAACTATAGAAGAAGCAAATACCCCCGTCCGGATGAATAATCGATAGAAGGAGCCATTCTCTGCACGCTTCAATCTACCGGCAGTCTCATCACAAGAGAACTTCGCGCAGCCTGCGGTTTCACGGGCAAGGGAATGAGAAGCAAGTTTGACGGTTATCTCACCCGACTGGAAATGGCAACTTACATCGTGACCGAGGATTTCATCTATCCTCGTGACAAGCACAATCACGAATATGGCTGGGGTTGGTCGCTGCTTAATACTCCCGAAGATCTCTATGGCAGGGAGGTTTGCCAATGCAACCGAACTCCCGAAGAGTCTTATCAGAGGATTTTCGAGCATCTGAAAGAAATCCTGCCTGATACCTCGGATAAACAGATCATTAAATTAATAGGATAAAAATAATCAAAATAATTAGGATAAAAATGAGAAAGGAATCAAGAGCAATGGATAGTGGGTGGGCATTGGAAGTAATGCACAAGGCTCCGTATATAACTGTCAGTTTTATTGACGAAGACGGCAATCCTTACGGTTTACCTCTTTCGCTCGCATCTGATGATGATGTGAACTGGTATTTTCATGGTGCCTTGGAAGGCAAGAAATTGGAGGCAATCAAGGCTCATCCCGAGGTCTGCCTTTCAGCCGTAACCCGTTGTGCGCCTACGGTTGGTCCGAAGGACGGCAGTTTCACCCTGCAGTTCAAATCAGCCATTGCATTCGGCAAGGCAGAAATCGTGTCAGATGAAGCAGAGAAGATTCATGGTCTCCGACTAATCTGTGAACGCTTTCTTCCTCAACACATGGATGCTTTCGACCAGAGCATCGCCCGTTCCCTATCACGCACGGCTGTTGTTCGCATCACGCTCACTGAGCCTCCAACCGGAAAGCGCAAACAATATGATAAGGAAGGCGTGGAAATGAAATATGGCAGAATGGAATAAAGAGGCAATTGCTCCTTCTATGTTGCATTATAAAACAAAGAATTTATGACTTCACTTCAAGAAAGACTGTTCGCCATGCAGGATAAGCAGTATGCTGCTTTCCAGGCTAAACTGACACCGGGAGTGCCTATGGAAAGTTTCATAGGCATTCGTGTGCCTGTGCTCCGCAAGTTCGCAAAAGAATTTACAAAGGAGTCAGAATGCAAAGATTTCCTTCATCAGCTTCCTCACGAATACTACGACGAGAACATGCTTCACGGACTCCTCATTTCCGAGGTGAAGGACTACGAGGAATGCATTCGTCTTACAGACAGATTCCTGCCTTTCGTGGACAACTGGGCAGTGTGCGACATCATGTCTCCGAAGGTGTTTGCCAAACACAAGAAGGAGCTGTTAACGAAAATCAAGACTTGGAGTAAATCATCACACGTTTATACTTGTCGCTTTGGAATAGAGGTGCTTATGTCTCATTATCTGGATAAAGACTTCAAGGCAGAATATCTTGAAATTCCTGCATCAGTAAGGAGCGAAGAGTATTACGTAAAAATGATGATAGCCTGGTTCTTCGCCACGGCTCTTGCCAAGCAATGGGACGCAACGATTCCCTACATCGAGCAACGCCGCCTTGCACCCTGGACGCACAACAAGACCATCCAGAAGGCTATCGAGAGCTACAGAATCACGCCCGAGCAGAAGGAATATCTGCGGACATTGAAGATAAAATAATTATGACACAAGATACTTCTACATATTATGTTTGGATAGGTGGTTCATGTGATTATGGCCATAAAGAGCGAGCTGGTGGTGCTGCCGTTGTAATTGAGCATAACGGCAACATCATCAGCCGTGATGTAATCAGCGACCTACACACCACTGAGTTCCGCATGATGCTAACCCTCATGGTGAAGGTAATGCAGGAAATCCCGGAGGGTTCCGACATTCTCTTCCTGACCAATGCTGCCTATATTCAGAACTTTGACAAAGCTCCAACATCAAAGTCTGCCAACCCGGACTTGATCATTCAATGCATCGAGGAAAAGAAAAGGCACAACTCAGTCGGGGTCAAGATTGTGCAATATCACAAGAGTCCATTGCTGATAGAGACCCACGATAGGGCTACGGAAGCAATGGCTAAGACAAGGAAGGAGTTTCATCAGAAAAACAAATAAATGTTTAGGGGCGTTTTCCGGTCATTAAGGTCACGGTCATTAAGGTCATTAAGGATTTCCGGTTATTCAAAATGTCTGACCCCAAATATGGTTTACAGCTTATGAGCGATGATTATATTCTTGAAAATCTCATAGAAGAACTGAGGGAAACTCAATAACACAAAAAGTGAGTGGCTTATGTAAAAAGTTACGGAGATAATTCACATTTTCCATAACTTTTTACATTTTCATCTTATATGTTTTTGGAGCATTTCATTGCGTTAATTTTCTTATATAAGATAAGACAGTACTACTATGACATAATTCAAGCGCCATACTCAACCCCTATTCTTTTGGATCAATGTCAAATGGAAGCAATGGAGTATCATCATCATTTCCACTATTGAATCGGTCGAAATCCGAGATATAGGAACGATCTTGAATAACCTTATATTTCTCATACTCAGAATAAGCCTTTTCTCTGGCTTCTTCTTGCGAAACCTTACCTGCACTACTCTTAGCATCATAGTCCATAGTTTCAAGCAACAGCTTCAGGCGATTCTTCCAATCCTCCATCGTAGTAACAATGTGTCGTCTTGCACGAGATTCTGCGAGATCCAGGAAACTTGTTGTTATTGCGTTGAGCTGAGACAATTCTTCATCAGAAAGATAGTTCTTTGCGACTATCGTATCAGATTTCTGAACTCTTCCATCCGGTGCTTTCTTCCATGTAGTCAAGCCCATGTGAGGCATTTCCGCATCAGCTCGCTCATAGACGATCTCGGCTGCCGTATGATTGGTAACCGCCAGGTGCATCATATTCTGCACCATCTTATAGAAGAGTTTGGTACTTTCAGCCTTTGCATCATAATCTGCACTACACTCTGCATAAATATCAGTTATCTTCTGGTAGTATCTGCGTTCAGAAGTGCGGATTTCACGGATACGTTCCAGCAAATCGTCAAAATAATCCTTGCCGAAGTGCTTACCTTGTTTCAGACGTTCATCATCCAAGACATAACCCTTAATGATGAACTCCTTCAATACAGAAGTTGCCCATATACGGAATTGGGTTGCCTGATAGCTGTTCACTCGATAACCAACAGCGATGATAACATCAAGATTGTAGAACAATGGAGCACGCTCAACATCACGCTCTCCTTCGGTTTGAACTATCCCAATTTTTCGGATAGTTGCCATTTTATCCAATTCTCCAGTCTCGTAAATCTGCCCAATATGATAGCAGATTGTTCTTACGTCAACACCAAACAAAGCAGCCATCTTTTTCTGTGACATCCAAAAAGTTTCGTTGTTGAAAATCACTTCAATGCGAGTTTCACCTTGTGCAGTCTTATACAGTAAGATATTGGATTCCAGCGAGTTCTGCATAAGTTCTGTTGTAGATACGGATTGAGAAAAATAGGCTCTTGCCTGCTTCACCAATAACTTCCTTGAATCAGCATTCTCAGAAATAATCATACAGGCCATACGGGATAGATGGAAAGCTTCGACCTTGCGAAACGATCCACTACCCAGCTTAACCATTTCAACCACGTGGTTGAAATGGTCATCTATATCCATACCTTTTTCACTGGCAACCTTGATTGCCTTGTCTATTACATTCTGGAATTTCCAATATCCCGAATAGCCCATCGCATTACAAAGTTCGCGTGAACTCCAGTATTCTTTCCCGTTATCATCCACTTTCCGAATTTCTTCGAATGTCGGACGCATGTCAGGCTCATTATTCTCATCCATATCTTTTCCGTTTCTTTTGTATTGACGTTCTACAATATTGAATAGCAAAAATACAAAAAAAAGATGAAAATCGCCCCTAATCATTTATAAGAAGTATGATTTTTAATGTTATTTATGCAAAAAGAAAGAAACATATCAGAATATATTAATTTTATCACTTATCAAGACGATGCAATATACCAATGCCCCTTACGTTATTACAGAAGAAGAGGACAACCGCATCCGCAACCGAAGGGAGACCTTCATCAGGGAAACAGGCACCGAGGTACTTATCACGATGATCACCTCCTATGGACTTGCGCCGGGCGGCTGAAAAACGTTATCACTTCACATGGTAGTGTTTATTCGAGAGCTGACATCAGCGCT includes these proteins:
- a CDS encoding YqiA/YcfP family alpha/beta fold hydrolase; the encoded protein is MKKILFLHGFFATGSCPMARALKEAFEGTAVVLTPDLPLHPKEALKEIRSIIDREQPDLLLGNSCGSFLAQMLAPVVGIPALLGNPYFMMTEFLKERIGEHEYKAPRRDGNQRLVIDEALIEEFAELEAVQFDHCNPYYKDRVWGLFGEQDTLAHFSPLFLQHYNQAFHFPGGHTPTEQEVKTWYAPLAQKMLMEFSTKEERYFQHFKGGKYKFIHSAFDSETQERMVVYQALYGDQAYWVRPEKMFFGKVTRDGRTFNRFTEIDR
- the trxA gene encoding thioredoxin — its product is METFNNVINSGQLVLVDFFATWCQPCKAMHPILEQVKSVLGDRIRIIKVDVDKYGVTASQYRIQSVPTLMLFRNGEVLWRTSGVVDKAELLATLDPFLI
- a CDS encoding DUF1294 domain-containing protein gives rise to the protein MNTLHSYLAYYLLAINAVAFIVYGIDKYKAKKAKWRIPEVTLLLLAVIGGSVGAWMGMKVWHHKTMHKKFKYGIPAILLIQIALMAYLHMNLWKQIV
- a CDS encoding YczE/YyaS/YitT family protein gives rise to the protein MIKKEEVISFVWQHILLLVSLYVMTFGVAACVRSQLGSSVISTIPYVMASAGKMLDYIPGWTIGGYTIMMNAIFVVLQILILRRNFEWVQLFQLAIGFIFGMFIDLNMVLTQWMISENILVNALVQIAGCTILGFGIAMEVKCGSVTMPGEGISIAIHKVTGWPFPKAKIRVDITLVVLAVLFCFLLLGSWKWEIVGIGTLFAMVYVGVTVRLFNKHLAWFDRLLHYRPGCRRYVYGLARYIKRQM
- a CDS encoding type IV toxin-antitoxin system AbiEi family antitoxin domain-containing protein, producing the protein MIMDLEHIGNIPVSTSAIASLFTNIEAGNQKVRSLEAAHKIIRLKKGLYVVAPNVSRVALSTELIANHLYAPSYVSMQTALRYYGLIPEAVYTTQSMTLKHSRSFDTPVGRFEYKNMSREAFSIGITSINMQSYAFLMATPEKALCDLIANSPKVNLRYQKDVENYLEEDIRMEIDDFRNMDISIFERYAQVGKKSKSIETLIKYLRK
- a CDS encoding nucleotidyl transferase AbiEii/AbiGii toxin family protein, with amino-acid sequence MNTNEIFNQMLSSYDITTELQKRNAIFEVNQQIILSGLYNGGFFNEAAFYGGTCLRIFHGLHRFSEDMDFSLLAPNENFDFTHYFQPIIDQFAMVGREVEIRKKDKKNFGKVESAFLKDNTDVYDITFQTEKSVKIKIEVDTQPPLKFQTEQKLLLLPQSFMTRCFTLPALFAGKMHALVYRAWKNRVKGRDWYDFEWYVRHNVPLDFTHLCERALQFNHEELDKETFLQKLNERLATADMNQIKADVLPFVRNPKELDIWSNDYFMELAKMIRFE
- a CDS encoding pyridoxamine 5'-phosphate oxidase family protein, yielding MRKESRAMDSGWALEVMHKAPYITVSFIDEDGNPYGLPLSLASDDDVNWYFHGALEGKKLEAIKAHPEVCLSAVTRCAPTVGPKDGSFTLQFKSAIAFGKAEIVSDEAEKIHGLRLICERFLPQHMDAFDQSIARSLSRTAVVRITLTEPPTGKRKQYDKEGVEMKYGRME
- a CDS encoding DNA alkylation repair protein, coding for MTSLQERLFAMQDKQYAAFQAKLTPGVPMESFIGIRVPVLRKFAKEFTKESECKDFLHQLPHEYYDENMLHGLLISEVKDYEECIRLTDRFLPFVDNWAVCDIMSPKVFAKHKKELLTKIKTWSKSSHVYTCRFGIEVLMSHYLDKDFKAEYLEIPASVRSEEYYVKMMIAWFFATALAKQWDATIPYIEQRRLAPWTHNKTIQKAIESYRITPEQKEYLRTLKIK
- a CDS encoding ribonuclease H; the encoded protein is MTQDTSTYYVWIGGSCDYGHKERAGGAAVVIEHNGNIISRDVISDLHTTEFRMMLTLMVKVMQEIPEGSDILFLTNAAYIQNFDKAPTSKSANPDLIIQCIEEKKRHNSVGVKIVQYHKSPLLIETHDRATEAMAKTRKEFHQKNK
- the rhuM gene encoding RhuM family protein → MDENNEPDMRPTFEEIRKVDDNGKEYWSSRELCNAMGYSGYWKFQNVIDKAIKVASEKGMDIDDHFNHVVEMVKLGSGSFRKVEAFHLSRMACMIISENADSRKLLVKQARAYFSQSVSTTELMQNSLESNILLYKTAQGETRIEVIFNNETFWMSQKKMAALFGVDVRTICYHIGQIYETGELDKMATIRKIGIVQTEGERDVERAPLFYNLDVIIAVGYRVNSYQATQFRIWATSVLKEFIIKGYVLDDERLKQGKHFGKDYFDDLLERIREIRTSERRYYQKITDIYAECSADYDAKAESTKLFYKMVQNMMHLAVTNHTAAEIVYERADAEMPHMGLTTWKKAPDGRVQKSDTIVAKNYLSDEELSQLNAITTSFLDLAESRARRHIVTTMEDWKNRLKLLLETMDYDAKSSAGKVSQEEAREKAYSEYEKYKVIQDRSYISDFDRFNSGNDDDTPLLPFDIDPKE